One Fibrobacter sp. UBA4297 DNA window includes the following coding sequences:
- a CDS encoding Bcr/CflA family efflux MFS transporter produces the protein MSGKQKFTFLMLLLGLLSAFGPFVTDLYLPALPSLADYFAASPSMAQLSLTMSMLGLSVGQLFVGPLSDKYGRKKLLLVCLLLFVCGTVACIVAPNIVTFNVFRLLQGMAASGGIVIARSISADSYRGPVLTKFLAMVSAVNGVAPIIAPVLGGFLLNFMSWKGTFAVLLLYGALLLFMSGKFQESLPVKRRSKKSVFASFSLYIKVFKNHTYVSYFLVCTFPMIILFGYIASSPFIYQKIYGLSPVGFSLCFALNAVFTAIGCALSGKVGNEIKALKIAGTGMFVFAIAVAVALMTHALLPILQVTFMGLTFMFGMSQPPANALALNAERANAGTAAAAIGASGFLMGGIVSPLVGMGDIATSASIVLLVGAVLTLISISAMAFRR, from the coding sequence ATGAGCGGAAAACAGAAATTCACTTTCCTTATGCTGTTGCTTGGGCTGCTTTCGGCGTTTGGTCCCTTCGTGACGGACCTTTACTTGCCGGCCCTCCCGAGCCTTGCCGATTACTTTGCGGCAAGCCCCTCGATGGCACAGCTTAGCCTCACCATGAGCATGCTCGGACTTTCGGTGGGGCAACTCTTTGTAGGCCCGCTGAGCGACAAGTACGGCCGCAAAAAGTTGTTGCTAGTTTGTCTGTTGCTTTTTGTTTGCGGGACTGTCGCTTGCATTGTCGCCCCGAACATCGTAACTTTCAATGTGTTCCGCCTGCTGCAGGGCATGGCGGCGTCCGGCGGCATCGTGATTGCCCGTTCCATTTCGGCGGATTCCTACCGTGGCCCCGTCCTCACCAAGTTCCTCGCCATGGTGAGCGCTGTGAACGGAGTCGCCCCGATTATAGCCCCGGTGCTGGGTGGTTTCTTGCTTAATTTCATGAGCTGGAAAGGGACTTTCGCGGTGTTGCTCCTGTATGGAGCGCTGTTGCTGTTTATGTCAGGGAAATTCCAGGAATCGCTCCCGGTAAAACGCCGCAGCAAAAAATCTGTCTTTGCGAGCTTTAGCTTGTACATAAAGGTATTCAAGAATCACACCTACGTTTCGTATTTCTTGGTATGCACATTCCCAATGATTATCTTGTTCGGGTATATCGCGTCTTCGCCCTTTATCTACCAAAAAATCTACGGCCTTTCGCCTGTGGGCTTTAGTCTGTGCTTTGCGCTGAACGCCGTTTTCACGGCCATCGGTTGCGCGTTGTCGGGCAAAGTCGGCAACGAAATCAAGGCCTTGAAAATCGCGGGCACGGGAATGTTCGTTTTCGCAATTGCTGTTGCTGTCGCCCTCATGACGCACGCTTTACTCCCGATTCTGCAGGTCACCTTCATGGGGCTTACGTTCATGTTCGGCATGAGTCAGCCCCCGGCAAACGCGTTGGCTTTGAACGCCGAACGCGCAAATGCAGGCACCGCAGCCGCGGCCATAGGGGCATCGGGCTTCTTGATGGGCGGAATCGTTTCTCCGCTGGTGGGCATGGGCGACATCGCCACAAGTGCATCAATCGTGCTTCTTGTGGGTGCAGTGTTGACGCTTATTTCGATTTCGGCAATGGCCTTTCGCCGTTAA
- a CDS encoding heavy metal translocating P-type ATPase produces the protein MDRYNVTGMSCAACVARVERAVKALPGVERCDVNLLTHSMVVEGPVPGDDIIKAVEAAGYGAEPLTASGTKNSAETGRDRLEDKELPVLKNRLVWSLLFLLPLLYFSMGHMSFDFPLPRWFLEPEPNHVAMALLQLALTTVVLVINQKFFVNGARGIINRAPNMDSLVALGAGVSYLYSLAVLFAMSRAQLVGGSDAAKAFMDKFFFEGAATIVTLITVGKLLEAISKGRTTNALKALMDLAPKTATLLVDGQEKLVPIDQVQVGDVFVVKPGSSVPVDGIVLKGASAVDESALTGESIPVDKAAGDKVASATVNRSGFLECRATRVGEDTTLSQIIRMVSDASATKAPISKIADKVAGIFVPVVIAIAAVATLVWLLVGAETGFALARGIAVLVISCPCALGLATPVAIMVANGVGARHGILFKTSAALETVGRIRTVVLDKTGTITSGTPAVVGIFPENGVSESELLRYASALESRSEHPLAKAVTELARRESEKSGQSLQAWIADISGSVVPESFEVLPGFGLKATLVSGTERQVLLGGSLRFVREHIQISEAVESKIRESSARGETPLLFALSLENGTSKLLGTITVADSVRSDSRLAIGELKSMGLKVCMLTGDNELTANEIARQAGIDRVFAGVLPQGKDDVIRELMENSTVAMVGDGINDAPALTRAHVGFAIGAGSDVALDAADVVLVKNSLWDVVTAIRLSRRTIRNIHENLFWAFIYNVVGIPLAAGCFYHLFGWTLNATFAAFAMSLSSFCVVTNALRLNLFKNKAAPAKGKNMQKKFKVEGMMCPHCEASVKKAVESIDGVESAAADHKKGELLVKFSREIPDSTIADAVKEAGYEFIG, from the coding sequence ATGGACAGATACAATGTAACGGGTATGAGCTGCGCCGCCTGCGTCGCACGGGTGGAGCGCGCTGTGAAGGCGCTGCCCGGGGTAGAACGCTGCGACGTGAACCTGCTCACCCATTCGATGGTCGTAGAAGGTCCGGTGCCTGGCGACGACATTATCAAGGCCGTGGAGGCCGCCGGCTACGGTGCCGAACCCCTTACGGCATCCGGCACAAAAAATTCCGCCGAAACGGGACGGGATAGGCTCGAAGACAAGGAACTCCCGGTGCTCAAGAATAGGCTCGTCTGGTCGCTCCTGTTCTTGCTCCCCCTGCTATATTTCAGCATGGGGCACATGTCGTTTGACTTTCCCTTGCCGCGCTGGTTCCTGGAACCGGAGCCGAACCACGTGGCCATGGCCCTGTTGCAGCTCGCGCTTACGACAGTGGTGCTGGTCATCAACCAGAAATTCTTTGTAAACGGTGCCCGAGGAATCATAAACCGCGCTCCCAACATGGATTCCCTCGTGGCCTTGGGGGCGGGAGTGTCGTACCTGTACAGCCTCGCGGTGCTTTTCGCGATGTCGCGGGCCCAGCTGGTCGGCGGCTCGGACGCCGCAAAGGCCTTCATGGACAAGTTCTTTTTCGAGGGAGCGGCAACCATCGTCACCCTGATTACCGTCGGGAAACTCCTGGAGGCCATATCCAAGGGCCGCACCACGAACGCCCTCAAGGCGCTTATGGATCTCGCCCCCAAGACGGCGACGCTCCTGGTGGACGGTCAAGAAAAATTGGTCCCCATAGACCAGGTGCAGGTAGGCGACGTGTTTGTGGTAAAGCCTGGGTCATCGGTTCCTGTCGACGGAATCGTGCTCAAGGGAGCCTCTGCCGTAGACGAATCCGCCCTTACCGGCGAAAGCATCCCCGTTGACAAGGCTGCAGGCGACAAGGTGGCCTCGGCGACGGTCAACCGGTCGGGTTTCCTGGAATGCCGCGCCACCCGCGTAGGCGAAGACACCACGCTTTCCCAGATTATCCGGATGGTGAGCGACGCCTCCGCAACCAAGGCGCCCATATCTAAAATTGCAGACAAGGTTGCAGGCATATTCGTGCCCGTGGTTATCGCCATTGCAGCCGTCGCTACCCTAGTGTGGCTCCTGGTAGGAGCGGAGACGGGCTTTGCGCTTGCAAGGGGAATTGCTGTGCTGGTCATTAGCTGCCCCTGCGCGCTGGGACTTGCGACTCCCGTGGCCATCATGGTGGCAAACGGGGTGGGCGCCCGGCACGGAATCCTGTTCAAGACATCGGCGGCACTAGAAACGGTCGGCCGCATAAGAACCGTCGTCCTGGACAAGACGGGGACCATCACCAGCGGCACTCCCGCCGTTGTCGGAATTTTTCCGGAAAACGGTGTAAGCGAAAGCGAACTGCTACGCTACGCCTCGGCGCTGGAATCGCGAAGCGAACACCCCCTGGCAAAAGCCGTTACGGAGCTGGCAAGGCGAGAATCGGAAAAATCCGGACAGTCGCTACAGGCCTGGATTGCGGACATTTCCGGTTCCGTGGTGCCCGAAAGTTTCGAGGTACTCCCCGGTTTCGGACTGAAAGCCACCCTAGTTTCGGGCACCGAAAGGCAAGTGCTCCTGGGAGGCTCATTGCGCTTTGTGCGGGAGCACATCCAGATTTCCGAAGCTGTCGAAAGCAAAATTCGCGAATCGTCTGCGCGGGGCGAGACTCCTCTGCTCTTCGCGCTTTCCCTTGAAAACGGCACTTCCAAACTCCTCGGGACCATTACCGTTGCCGACAGCGTGCGGAGCGACTCCCGCCTTGCGATCGGAGAACTCAAGTCTATGGGGCTCAAGGTGTGCATGCTCACGGGCGACAACGAACTGACGGCAAACGAAATCGCCCGGCAGGCAGGCATTGACCGGGTTTTCGCGGGAGTGCTCCCACAAGGGAAAGACGACGTGATCCGGGAGCTCATGGAAAATTCTACAGTAGCCATGGTCGGTGACGGCATCAACGACGCTCCGGCATTGACCCGTGCCCATGTGGGCTTTGCTATCGGAGCGGGTTCCGACGTAGCATTGGATGCCGCCGACGTGGTGCTGGTCAAGAATTCCCTGTGGGACGTGGTGACCGCCATAAGGCTCAGCCGGCGGACCATCCGCAACATCCACGAGAACCTGTTCTGGGCGTTTATCTACAATGTCGTCGGAATACCCCTTGCGGCAGGTTGCTTCTACCACCTGTTCGGTTGGACACTGAACGCCACCTTCGCCGCGTTCGCTATGAGCCTTTCCAGTTTCTGCGTGGTGACAAACGCTCTAAGACTTAATTTATTCAAAAACAAGGCCGCACCGGCCAAAGGAAAAAATATGCAAAAGAAGTTCAAGGTCGAGGGCATGATGTGCCCCCATTGCGAAGCCTCCGTCAAGAAGGCGGTAGAATCCATCGACGGCGTGGAAAGCGCCGCGGCAGACCACAAGAAAGGCGAACTGCTGGTGAAATTCTCCCGCGAGATTCCCGATTCGACCATCGCCGATGCCGTAAAGGAAGCGGGCTACGAGTTTATCGGGTGA
- a CDS encoding ArsR/SmtB family transcription factor, with protein sequence MTGKVENDIELEGADCTCIHDDVVKAVRPRIPEDELLMDIADIFKIFSDFTRVKILCALMNAEMCVSDISVLLSMTKSSISHQLRILKHSNLVKYRKEGSVVYYSLADEHVKTIFNQGMEHVLE encoded by the coding sequence ATGACTGGAAAAGTGGAAAACGATATTGAATTGGAAGGCGCCGACTGCACATGCATCCACGACGACGTGGTGAAGGCCGTGCGCCCACGCATCCCCGAAGACGAACTCCTGATGGACATCGCGGATATCTTCAAGATTTTCAGCGACTTTACCCGCGTAAAAATTCTTTGCGCTCTGATGAACGCCGAAATGTGCGTAAGCGACATCTCGGTGCTGCTTTCCATGACCAAGTCCTCCATTTCACACCAGCTGCGCATACTGAAGCATTCGAACCTGGTGAAGTACCGCAAGGAAGGGAGCGTGGTGTACTACTCCCTTGCCGACGAACACGTGAAAACCATATTCAACCAGGGTATGGAACACGTTCTGGAGTAA
- a CDS encoding heavy-metal-associated domain-containing protein has product MKKKFKLEDLDCANCAAKMEAAIKKIDGVIDASVNFMTQKFTLEAPDDRFDAIFAEAKTICAKVEPDCRILG; this is encoded by the coding sequence ATGAAAAAGAAATTCAAGCTCGAAGACCTCGACTGTGCAAACTGTGCCGCCAAGATGGAAGCCGCCATCAAGAAGATTGACGGCGTGATAGATGCGTCGGTGAACTTCATGACGCAGAAGTTTACGCTGGAAGCCCCGGATGACCGTTTTGACGCCATCTTTGCAGAGGCCAAGACCATCTGCGCCAAGGTGGAACCCGACTGCAGAATCCTGGGCTAG
- a CDS encoding heavy metal translocating P-type ATPase, with protein sequence MTKSQKKNLVRIVVSAVFFFAFIAVEHFGNLGDNWILWLCLYAVPYLIVGYDIFGKAFKNIRGGQVFDENFLMVVATVAAFGIHEFSEAVAVMLFYQVGELFQGYAVGKSRKSISAMMDICPEYANVERDGSLVQVDPDEVEIGDIIVVKPGERIPLDGVVVEGESLVDTAALTGESVPRRVSVGSDIISGCVNGSSTFKVKVTKAFEDSTVSRILELVENASSKKARVENFITRFARVYTPIVTAAAVLLAIVPPLLFGEQWATWIERACIFLVVSCPCALVISVPLGFFAGIGAASKLGVLVKGSNYLEVVSKVKTVVFDKTGTLTKGEFKVVKILPAEQASGNGSRIDADKLLEIAALGESCSNHPIAQSVLEAYANTHAGAAPELSRVGASEEIPGRGIRIPVDGKQTLLGNERLMQGEKIEFTPHVSAGTVIYVAQEGVFLGTIVISDTVKEGCAEAIGGLKLAGVEKCVMLTGDHRRSAEAVAGELGIDEFHAELLPADKVERVETLLGARREGDMLAFVGDGINDAPVLSRVDVGIAMGSLGSDAAIEAADIVIMDDDIRKIPATVRLARKTMHIVRQNIMFALSVKAVILVLGAVGIANMWMAVFGDVGVSVIAILNSMRMLGFKAK encoded by the coding sequence ATGACCAAATCCCAGAAGAAAAACCTTGTTCGCATTGTCGTCTCCGCCGTGTTCTTTTTTGCGTTTATCGCAGTGGAACACTTCGGCAATCTAGGCGACAACTGGATTCTTTGGCTCTGCCTGTATGCAGTCCCCTACCTAATTGTGGGCTACGACATATTCGGCAAGGCGTTCAAGAACATCCGGGGTGGCCAGGTCTTTGACGAGAACTTCCTCATGGTGGTCGCGACGGTGGCCGCCTTCGGGATTCACGAGTTCTCGGAAGCGGTGGCGGTCATGCTGTTTTACCAAGTGGGAGAGCTTTTCCAGGGGTATGCGGTAGGCAAGTCACGCAAGTCCATCAGCGCCATGATGGATATTTGCCCCGAATACGCGAATGTGGAACGCGACGGGTCACTTGTCCAGGTAGACCCGGACGAGGTGGAAATCGGCGACATCATCGTGGTGAAGCCCGGAGAGCGCATTCCCCTGGACGGTGTTGTGGTCGAGGGAGAATCGCTGGTGGATACCGCGGCACTCACAGGCGAATCCGTGCCGAGGAGAGTCTCTGTCGGGAGCGACATCATCAGCGGTTGCGTGAACGGAAGTTCCACTTTCAAGGTGAAGGTGACCAAGGCTTTCGAAGATTCCACGGTATCCCGCATCCTGGAACTTGTCGAAAACGCGAGCAGCAAGAAGGCCCGCGTCGAGAATTTTATTACACGTTTTGCGCGCGTCTACACGCCCATCGTTACGGCGGCGGCGGTGCTACTCGCTATTGTCCCGCCGCTACTCTTCGGTGAACAGTGGGCCACCTGGATTGAACGCGCCTGCATTTTCCTTGTGGTTTCGTGCCCCTGCGCCTTGGTGATTTCGGTCCCCCTCGGATTCTTCGCGGGCATCGGGGCCGCTTCCAAACTGGGCGTTCTGGTAAAAGGGAGCAACTATCTTGAAGTCGTCTCCAAGGTAAAGACGGTAGTCTTCGACAAGACGGGAACCCTTACCAAAGGCGAATTCAAGGTGGTGAAAATCCTGCCTGCAGAACAAGCGAGCGGGAATGGCTCTAGAATAGATGCAGACAAGCTATTGGAGATCGCAGCCCTCGGGGAATCCTGCTCGAACCACCCCATTGCGCAATCGGTGCTGGAAGCTTACGCCAATACCCACGCCGGTGCAGCTCCGGAACTTTCACGCGTGGGGGCTTCCGAAGAAATCCCGGGCAGGGGAATCCGCATTCCCGTAGATGGCAAGCAGACACTGCTCGGGAACGAGCGTCTGATGCAGGGCGAAAAAATCGAATTCACGCCACATGTGTCCGCAGGGACCGTCATCTATGTCGCCCAGGAGGGCGTTTTCCTCGGGACCATCGTCATCTCGGATACGGTCAAGGAAGGCTGCGCTGAAGCCATCGGCGGGCTCAAGCTTGCCGGTGTCGAAAAATGCGTGATGCTCACCGGCGACCACAGGCGCTCTGCCGAGGCGGTGGCGGGCGAGCTCGGCATAGACGAGTTCCATGCTGAACTTTTGCCGGCAGACAAGGTGGAACGCGTCGAAACCCTGCTCGGGGCAAGGCGCGAAGGCGACATGCTGGCCTTTGTGGGCGACGGCATCAACGACGCCCCGGTGCTTTCCCGCGTAGATGTCGGGATAGCCATGGGGAGCCTCGGGAGCGATGCCGCCATCGAGGCTGCAGACATAGTCATCATGGACGACGACATCAGGAAAATTCCCGCAACGGTACGCCTTGCACGCAAGACCATGCACATCGTGAGGCAGAACATCATGTTTGCCCTCTCCGTGAAGGCGGTCATACTGGTGCTTGGCGCCGTAGGGATTGCCAATATGTGGATGGCCGTGTTCGGCGACGTGGGCGTCTCCGTCATCGCGATTCTCAACTCCATGCGGATGCTGGGATTCAAGGCGAAGTAA
- a CDS encoding cyclophilin-like fold protein, producing MRNFVLVALFFLVACSDAASHSTQPENQTPKSSASSSAQTEAPVKLKIHVNDTTFTATLEENSSAKAFAEFLAQGDMTLDMHDYGSFEKVGDLPRSFPRNDKQIDTDAGDIILYQGSSITIYYDKNSWNFTRLARIDNVNKKRLQQILGKGNVKATFSVE from the coding sequence ATGCGAAACTTTGTCCTTGTAGCGTTGTTCTTTCTCGTGGCCTGCAGCGATGCCGCGAGCCATTCGACGCAACCCGAAAACCAGACGCCGAAATCATCCGCAAGTTCATCTGCCCAAACGGAGGCTCCCGTGAAACTCAAAATCCATGTGAACGACACCACCTTCACGGCGACGCTCGAAGAAAATTCCTCCGCCAAGGCCTTCGCCGAATTCCTCGCACAGGGCGACATGACGCTCGACATGCACGACTACGGAAGCTTCGAGAAGGTGGGCGACCTGCCGCGCAGTTTTCCGCGTAACGACAAGCAAATAGACACCGACGCAGGCGACATCATCCTTTACCAGGGCAGCTCCATCACCATCTACTACGACAAGAACTCCTGGAACTTCACGCGCCTCGCCCGTATCGACAACGTGAACAAGAAACGCCTCCAGCAGATCCTCGGAAAAGGGAACGTGAAGGCAACATTCTCGGTGGAATAA
- a CDS encoding protein-ADP-ribose hydrolase yields the protein MNQAERRLFLIKYLLAESPRYSGTTIPADAEGQKILLRSLMNVREASPASDEFYRIQDEYLQESIRDRGITDVADIESVGRRFNAGAPDLFGDSLFLWRGDITTLRVDAIVNAANSGMTGCWQPCHSCIDNCIHTFAGVRLRSACDALMKRQGHPEPTGQAKITPAYNLPCKYVLHTVGPIVGYGLTERDCELLESCYRNCLDVAARNGVESIAFCCISTGVFRFPPERAAQIAVDTVLKWKRRTQNPMKVVFNVFSEKDEAIYAQIFEKFYG from the coding sequence ATGAACCAAGCAGAGCGCAGACTATTCCTGATAAAGTATCTACTGGCGGAAAGTCCCAGGTACAGCGGCACGACCATTCCCGCGGACGCCGAAGGACAGAAAATCCTGTTGCGTTCCTTGATGAACGTGCGGGAAGCCTCCCCCGCAAGCGATGAATTCTACAGGATTCAGGACGAATACCTGCAGGAATCCATCCGTGACCGCGGAATAACAGATGTCGCGGACATCGAAAGTGTTGGCAGGCGGTTCAATGCGGGTGCGCCAGACCTGTTTGGCGATTCCTTGTTCCTGTGGCGCGGCGACATCACCACCCTCAGGGTGGATGCAATCGTGAATGCAGCCAACAGCGGCATGACGGGTTGCTGGCAGCCTTGCCACAGCTGTATCGACAACTGCATTCATACCTTCGCGGGGGTCCGCCTCCGTAGCGCTTGCGACGCCCTGATGAAACGGCAAGGGCACCCCGAACCCACGGGACAGGCGAAAATCACGCCGGCCTACAACCTGCCCTGCAAATACGTGTTGCACACGGTGGGGCCAATCGTGGGCTACGGCCTTACGGAACGGGACTGCGAGTTGCTGGAATCGTGCTACAGGAACTGCCTTGATGTTGCGGCCCGGAACGGCGTGGAATCTATCGCCTTCTGCTGTATTTCTACAGGTGTATTCCGTTTCCCGCCGGAACGTGCCGCCCAAATCGCGGTGGATACGGTGCTGAAATGGAAACGCCGTACGCAAAACCCCATGAAGGTTGTCTTCAACGTTTTCAGTGAAAAGGACGAGGCTATCTATGCGCAGATTTTCGAAAAGTTCTACGGATGA
- a CDS encoding SIR2 family NAD-dependent protein deacylase: MRRFSKSSTDDFSAEVSRLKEALARADAVVVGAGAGLSTSAGFTYSGERFVKYFADFSVKYGFSDMYSGGFFPYGTPEEMWAFWSRYVMINRYMAAPKPVYENLLKILRDKDYFVLTTNVDHCFQKAGFDKERLFYTQGDYGLFQCSKPCHPYTYDNEKQIRAMFDAQGFSKETGLFAAMTVPAELLPRCPICGRPMSMNLRSDSTFVEDDGWHRAAKRYREFLDRCNAMRGGNVLFLELGVGMNTPGIIKYPFWQMTALNSNATYACINYGQAYAPDDIRPRSLCVDGDIGEVVAALF; encoded by the coding sequence ATGCGCAGATTTTCGAAAAGTTCTACGGATGATTTTTCTGCCGAAGTGTCGAGACTGAAAGAGGCGCTGGCAAGGGCGGATGCAGTCGTCGTGGGCGCGGGCGCCGGACTTTCGACATCGGCGGGATTTACCTATTCCGGGGAACGCTTTGTCAAGTACTTCGCCGACTTTTCTGTAAAGTACGGTTTTTCGGACATGTATTCCGGCGGCTTTTTCCCTTACGGCACACCCGAAGAAATGTGGGCCTTCTGGAGCCGCTATGTCATGATAAACCGCTACATGGCCGCCCCGAAACCCGTCTACGAAAATCTCCTGAAAATCCTACGGGATAAGGATTACTTTGTCCTTACCACCAACGTGGACCATTGTTTCCAGAAAGCGGGCTTTGACAAGGAACGGCTCTTTTACACCCAGGGCGATTACGGGCTTTTCCAATGCAGCAAGCCGTGCCACCCCTACACCTACGACAACGAAAAGCAGATTCGTGCCATGTTCGACGCCCAGGGATTTTCAAAAGAGACGGGCTTGTTCGCCGCCATGACCGTCCCTGCGGAACTGTTGCCCAGGTGCCCCATTTGCGGCCGCCCCATGTCCATGAACCTGCGTTCCGATTCCACCTTCGTAGAAGACGACGGCTGGCATCGTGCTGCAAAACGTTACCGCGAATTTCTCGACAGATGTAACGCCATGCGCGGCGGAAACGTGCTGTTCCTGGAACTGGGCGTAGGCATGAACACCCCCGGAATCATCAAGTACCCGTTCTGGCAAATGACCGCCCTGAATTCGAACGCCACCTACGCCTGCATCAACTACGGACAGGCCTACGCTCCCGACGACATCAGACCCCGCTCGTTATGCGTCGACGGCGATATCGGCGAGGTTGTTGCAGCTCTCTTCTAG
- a CDS encoding ATP-binding protein, producing MALKRFPIGVQDFAVIREDGKYYVDKTDLIYKLVKADRYFFLSRPRRFGKSLLVSTLQYYFEGRKDLFTGLAMEKLETEWKKYPVIRLDMSRIKDLDDEIFAANMDSILGVIEKKYGIKHDRNNRAWSARLTNLIYAANEQTGEPVVVLVDEYDAPVLEAMGDTELLKKIRTRMRDLYSPLKALGGILRFVFLTGISKFSQLSIFSELNNLKVITMNDDYAAICGITKEEVLTQMQPEIQALADKNGLTYDGACEALTRQYDGYHFSKNSPDVFNPFSLINALSDLELANYWFATGTPTILTRLMRKYKVDPTPFDTGFEATLDMFDAPTETAKNPIPMLYQSGYLTIKNFDGFAYTIGFPNEEVRLGFLKALMPYYAMDDVVDNDMFMLRFTKALREGKIDDAMTHIRAFMSGIPYNAERKDEAHYKTVLFLIFKLCTPYVVRTEECSAAGRADAVVETADAVYVFEFKLDSSATVDDALKQINNKGYLIPYSATMTKDGSPKKLFKIGVAFDAEKRTIGEWKVVEGVEH from the coding sequence ATGGCGTTAAAGAGATTTCCCATCGGCGTGCAGGATTTCGCGGTGATTCGCGAAGACGGCAAGTATTACGTTGACAAAACCGACTTGATCTATAAATTGGTCAAAGCTGACAGGTATTTCTTTTTGTCCCGTCCGCGCCGTTTCGGAAAATCGTTGCTGGTCAGCACGCTGCAATACTATTTTGAAGGGCGCAAGGACTTGTTCACGGGCCTCGCGATGGAGAAACTCGAGACCGAGTGGAAAAAGTACCCGGTTATCCGGCTCGACATGAGTCGAATCAAAGATTTGGATGACGAAATCTTTGCCGCCAACATGGATAGCATTCTTGGCGTAATCGAAAAAAAATATGGAATAAAGCATGACCGCAACAATCGGGCCTGGAGTGCTCGCCTTACTAATCTAATTTATGCGGCGAATGAGCAGACTGGAGAACCGGTGGTGGTGCTTGTCGATGAATACGACGCGCCTGTTTTAGAAGCCATGGGCGATACGGAGCTTCTGAAAAAAATCCGAACTCGTATGCGAGACTTGTACAGCCCATTGAAGGCTTTGGGCGGCATCCTCCGCTTCGTGTTCCTCACGGGCATCAGCAAGTTCAGCCAGCTCTCGATTTTCAGCGAACTCAACAATTTGAAGGTCATCACGATGAACGATGACTACGCGGCCATCTGCGGAATTACGAAGGAAGAAGTGCTGACACAGATGCAGCCCGAAATTCAGGCCCTCGCTGACAAGAACGGGCTTACATATGACGGGGCCTGCGAGGCGCTAACGCGCCAATACGACGGCTACCACTTCAGCAAGAACTCGCCGGACGTGTTCAATCCGTTCAGCCTGATAAACGCATTGAGCGACTTGGAATTGGCTAATTACTGGTTCGCGACGGGAACGCCGACGATTCTGACCAGGCTCATGCGCAAGTACAAGGTGGACCCGACGCCTTTCGATACCGGGTTCGAGGCAACTCTTGACATGTTTGACGCGCCGACGGAAACCGCGAAGAACCCCATCCCGATGCTGTACCAGAGCGGTTACCTGACGATAAAGAATTTTGATGGTTTCGCTTACACGATTGGCTTCCCGAACGAAGAAGTGCGTCTCGGCTTTCTGAAGGCGCTGATGCCCTATTACGCGATGGACGACGTAGTCGACAACGACATGTTCATGCTCCGTTTCACGAAGGCGCTGCGGGAAGGTAAAATTGATGACGCGATGACCCACATCCGCGCGTTCATGAGCGGCATCCCGTACAATGCGGAACGCAAGGACGAAGCCCATTACAAGACGGTGCTGTTCCTGATTTTCAAGCTGTGTACGCCATACGTCGTGCGTACCGAAGAATGCAGTGCTGCGGGCCGCGCCGATGCCGTCGTGGAAACTGCCGATGCTGTTTACGTTTTCGAGTTCAAGCTGGACTCTTCCGCGACTGTGGATGATGCGTTAAAGCAAATTAACAACAAGGGCTACCTGATTCCATACTCGGCTACGATGACCAAGGACGGCTCGCCGAAAAAGTTGTTCAAAATCGGCGTTGCGTTTGATGCAGAAAAGCGTACCATCGGCGAATGGAAAGTCGTGGAAGGCGTAGAGCACTAG
- a CDS encoding flavodoxin family protein, whose protein sequence is MKKYARIYTLVLTFALALLSLAGCAERNRADQNADADFSKKGDVLVVYFTWSGHLRSMAHWIADEVGADYARILRKEEYPVSYNETVDVAKKEKDGNIYPEINLSLSDKEMKRYKTVFVGFPVWWYDVPMPVMTFLKQANLQGKNAYAFFSHEGSSDGAGSLPTLEKLMQAKGAAFDKKTALSVRGSKVKDSENVVRDWVKALSK, encoded by the coding sequence ATGAAAAAATACGCTAGAATTTACACTCTTGTCTTAACGTTCGCGCTTGCTCTGCTTTCCTTGGCAGGCTGCGCCGAACGCAACAGGGCCGACCAGAACGCCGATGCGGATTTCTCGAAAAAAGGCGATGTGCTGGTGGTGTATTTCACCTGGTCTGGACACCTGCGGAGCATGGCGCACTGGATTGCCGACGAAGTCGGAGCCGATTACGCGCGCATCTTGCGCAAGGAAGAATACCCTGTTAGCTACAACGAGACGGTGGATGTTGCCAAGAAGGAAAAGGACGGAAATATTTATCCCGAGATAAACCTCTCCTTGAGCGACAAAGAAATGAAACGTTACAAGACGGTGTTTGTCGGCTTTCCGGTCTGGTGGTACGACGTGCCGATGCCCGTGATGACATTCCTGAAGCAGGCGAACCTGCAAGGCAAAAATGCCTATGCGTTCTTCTCTCACGAGGGTTCGTCCGACGGTGCAGGGAGCCTCCCCACCCTCGAAAAGCTGATGCAGGCGAAGGGCGCCGCATTCGACAAGAAAACCGCCCTTTCTGTGCGCGGAAGCAAGGTCAAAGATTCCGAAAACGTTGTCCGCGATTGGGTGAAAGCGCTCTCGAAATAA